Proteins encoded by one window of Dendropsophus ebraccatus isolate aDenEbr1 chromosome 4, aDenEbr1.pat, whole genome shotgun sequence:
- the LOC138789180 gene encoding vomeronasal type-2 receptor 26-like — MDNRTALTNIVDQMQRLNTMVQELASYHHPKSRCRWMPLMLKPDVPIACRIICAFIAVKQDTKFGNALPGQGHRRKTSTPERLSKGSLRRTGANWFSKVDLRGAYNLIRIREGDEWKTAFNTPEGHFEYLVMPFGLCNAPAVFQHYVNDVFREYLGRFDFEITYRPGSRNIRADALSGSFDFEVMPENYVDTILKPGVVISVLQPDLVTLITQSQTEDIFSKLCTVWAQAHQSLVKAQETYQKYANRRRISGHQYVIPKSRCTESCQPGWKKVSANSTFAFFCCYNCLPCSDGEVSNVSDSDNCERCADHEMPNKNRTQCVLKLMEFLSFFEDRISIIVLSVVMLLLTLTAGILGIFVRYEDTPIVRANNKNLSFVLLVSIMLSFLSVFLFLGRPVHTTCRIRQISIGILLSISISSLLAKTIMVYMAFRATKPGSVWSRWSGVTLPNCVLLICSSVQGVICMSWVTLSPPFQELDTHSYKEKMVVQCNEGSDLCFYSVLGYMGILATVSFITAFLARTLPDSFNEAKYITFSMLVFCSVWIAMIPAYLSTKGKDMVAVEIFAILTSNAGLLGCIFFPKCYILLCRPEMNTKSYILKGQTV, encoded by the exons ATGGACAACCGAACAGCCCTGACTAAcattgtggaccaaatgcagcgactcaacacgatggttcaggagctcgct TCTTACCACCACCCGAAGAGCCGATGCAGGTGGATGCCACTGATGCTAAAGCCCGACgtgcccatcgcctgcagaataattTGTGCCTTTATTGCGGTAAAGCAGGACACCAAGTTCGGCAATGCCCTTCCAGGCCAGggccaccgccggaaaacttcaacgcctgagagattgtcgaaggggtctctcaggcgcacag GAGCTAATTGGTTTTCCAAGGTAGACCTGAGGGGAGCATACAATTTAATccgcatcagggaaggtgatgagtggaagaccgcattcaataccccagagggccatttcgagtatctcgtcatgccctttgggttgtgcAATGCTCCGGCCGTCTTCCAGCATTATGTCAATGATGTTTTTCGTGAGTATCTGGGACG GTTCGACTTTGAAATCACCTATCGACCCGGTTCTCGTAATATCAGAGCTGACGCCCTCTCCGGCAGCTTTGATTTTGAAGTTATGCCCGAAAACTATGTCGATACGATACTAAAACCTGGTGTTGTAATATCGGTTTTGCAACCTGACTTAGTAACTCTCATCACGCAGTCTCAGA ctgaagatatattctcgaaactgtgcacagtttgggcccaagctcatcagagcttggtgaaAGCCCAGGAAACCTATCAAAAGTATGCcaacagaagacgcatatctggccatcaatatgtt ATTCCAAAGTCTCGATGCACAGAAAGTTGTCAGCCAGGATGGAAAAAAGTTTCAGCCAATTCAACATTTGCCTTTTTTTGTTGTTACAATTGCCTTCCATGTTCTGATGGAGAAGTATCAAATGTTTCGG ACAGTGACAATTGCGAGAGATGTGCCGACCATGAGATGCCCAATAAGAACAGAACTCAATGTGTCTTGAAACTGATggaatttctttctttctttgaaGATAGGATATCAATAATTGTTCTATCAGTAGTCATGTTACTTCTTACACTAACGGCTGGAATATTGGGGATTTTCGTTAGATATGAGGACACCCCAATTGTTAGAGCGAATAACAAGAACCTGAGCTTtgtcctcctggtctccatcatgCTGAGCTTCCTCTCTGTCTTCTTGTTCCTCGGTCGTCCTGTGCATACAACCTGCAGGATACGTCAGATCTCTATTGGAATACTACTCTCAATATCCATCTCTTCATTGTTGGCCAAGACCATCATGGTTTACATGGCATTCAGAGCCACCAAGCCTGGAAGTGTGTGGAGCAGATGGAGTGGAGTAACGCTCCCTAACTGTGTGCTCCTGATCTGCTCCTCTGTCCAGGGGGTCATCTGTATGAGTTGGgtgaccctctctccccccttccaggAGCTGGACACACACTCTTATAAGGAGAAGATGGtagttcagtgtaatgaagggtcagatcTTTGCTTCTACTCTGTCCTGGGTTATATGGGGATTCTGGCCACTGTTAGTTTTATTACAGCTTTCTTAGCCAGGACATTACCGGACAgtttcaatgaggccaagtacatcaccttcagcatgctggtgttctgcagtgtctggatagccatgatcccggcttatctCAGCACCAAAGGCAAAGACATGGTGGCCGTGGAGATATTTGCCATCCTGACCTCTAACGCTGGACTGTTGGGCTGTATATTCTTCCCCAAATGTTATATCCTTCTCTGCAGACCTGAGATGAATACAAAATCTTATATACTGAAGGGTCAGACAGTGTGA